ATGTGCATAACCACAACATATATTGAAGGTTTGGGATGACATAAGTCAGTTTCCAAAAAAGGGAAACGCGGTAGTCACGGCCGGCACATTCGACGGTGTGCATACAGGGCACCGGCGAATTCTGTCGCGTCTGAAGGAATGCGCCCGGGAGGCAGCGGGCGAGACGGTACTGTTGACATTCCATCCCCACCCACGTACTGTATTGTTTCCGGACGACAACGATCTCCGCCTTCTCTCAACACCCGGAGAGCGCAAAGAACTTCTTGAAGACATAGGGCTGGATCATCTGATTATTATCCCCTTCACTAAAGCATTCTCCCGTACTTCATCCCTTGAATTTGTACGGAACGTGCTTGTTAAACGTATTGGGACTAAAAAACTGGTTATCGGGTTCAATCACCATTTCGGCCGGAACAGGGAAGGAACGTTTGAACATCTCCGTGAATTCGGGCCGCTTTACGGATTTCAGGTAGAAGAAATTCCCGCCTTTGATGTTGAAAACGTAGAAGTAAGCTCCACCAAGATAAGGTTTGCCTTGCTGTCAGGGGATATTGCCACCGCTACTACCTATCTGGGGTATCCGTATTTCCTCTCCGGCCATGTGGTGCGCGGCGAGCAAGAAGGGCGAAAACTGGGATTCCCCACTGCCAATCTTCACATCAGTGATCAATTTAAGCTAATCCCGGCCAACGGTGTTTATGAAGTTACGTCTGTACTGGATAAGAAAGCATATCGCGGCATGATGAATATTGGATACCGGCCGACCATGGGTGGGAACGAACTCCGGCTGGAGGTGCATCTTCTTGATTTTGATGGTGATCTGTACGGAAAAACATTGAAGATTGCCTTTCTCCGACGACTGAGAGATGAGATTAAATTCAGCGGACCAGAGGCTCTAAAGGCACAGTTATTGAAAGATAAAAAAGTAATACTTCAGGGATGAGAACCCGTTTGATTCTGTGTATTGCACTTTCATTTGCCGCCTGCCGCGGACAAGCACAGCTTCTTGATTCCATTGAACTGGAAACGGCCTACATCTACACTTCCCTGGAAGAAGCGCTAAAAGAACCGTACAAGGTTTACCGGCTCCACCTGAATAAAAAGAAGCTGACAGTATTTCCGCCTGAGATCTTTCTCTTCGAAAACCTTCAGGATCTGGATCTCAGCAAAAACAGGCTGACGGAGCTTCCCGACAGCCTCGGTAAATTAAAAAAACTGCAGATCCTGAATGTATCCGGAAATAACCTGGAGCTTCTCCCAAAAAGTGTAGGTGAACTCACGAACCTTAAGAAGTTTTATGCAAACAAAAACAAACTAACCGCCTTACCTGCCCATATCGGGAATCTTACAGGTTTGCGTGTCCTGGATCTATGGAGTAATGAGATCGGTTATTTCCCTGAGGACATGAAGAACATGAAAAGCCTTCGTAAACTGGATCTTCGAAATATTCTGATCAATGACGAAACCCAGTCCAAATTGCGTGAATGGCTCCCCAACACAAAAATTTACATGGACCCGGACTGCAAATGCACCGGGGGTGGGTAAAAAATACCGCGTTATTCAAAATCCTTGTATAAAAGGTATTTTTTCCGGATCGCTTTGAATGTTACCAGGTCGGAATGCCAGGTCTTCCGGATTTGTTCTTCACTCCAACCTTGCTCAATCTGTTTCCTTAATTCATCTGTTCCGGCCAGATTCCGGAAATAAGGGTTAAAAAAGGTTTCCTTCTTCGGGCAATTACGATACGTGTGGATAATCCAATATAGATACAGCGCCTTGTTATGACGGATAAACATTTCGCCGTAGAGGCTCACGTCGAACCCAGCGCAGATCTGACCCTTGTAGGGGGGATCCATGCTTGCGCCCTGTTTGGGTTCCGGCAGGAAGGTATGACCATTGGATGGCATACCCGGATAACCGAATTGCTGAAAAGGTCTGTCTGTGCCTCTTCCCACACTCACGATCGTTCCCTCAAAGAAGCAAAGGCTGGGATATAGGTATACGGCGGGCATATTGGGCAGGTTGGGAGAAGGAGGTACAGGCAACTGATAGTATAATTTGTGATCGTATCCTTCGGCGGTGATCACCTTGAGGTCGCATACCACGCCTGCAGTCAGCCATTTCTCCCCATTGATCATTTGGGCATACTCACCTACTGTCATACCGTGCACCACCGGCACGGGATGAAGGCCAACGAATGACTTGCAGCTTTCCTGAAGTACAGGTCCATCAATAAAATATCCGTTCGGATTCGGACGGTCCAGTACGATGAGTTGCTTTTTCTGCTCCGCACAGGATTCCATAACATAATGAAGGGTGGAGATGTAAGTATAGAACCGCACCCCCACATCCTGAAGATCAAAAAGCACCACGTCAATATCCGCGAGGTCTTTCACCTTTGGCTTTTTGTTCTCCTTTCCGTACAGGGATATACAGGGAAGGCCTGTTTTTTTGTCTTTATAATTCTTTACCTCCGCTCCTGCATCTTCCGTTCCCCGGAATCCGTGCTCAGGGAAAAAAATCTTCTTCACATTCACCTTAAGAAGAAGCAGCGAATCCACTAAATGTACCTTGCCGATCCGGGAGGTATGATTGGCTACCACCGCCACCCTCTTACCCTTCAGCATCGGAAGATACACGTCCGTTCGTACAGCTCCGGTTCTGACCTCCTTATCAGTAACCACCTCTTGGGTGGATACCACCTGGTATTGTGAGAGGGCATAAAAGGGAAACAGGCAAAGGAATAGAAACCTCATGTCACGAATTTAGTATTTTTGAACTGCACCTGTACTTCCCTGCAAATTGAATACCGAACATTTCATAGCGCGTAGAATCCTGAGCGGCAAGGCCGGAGGGGTACGCTACTCAAGGCCTATCATCCGGATTGCTATTTTCGGGATTGTTCTTGGTATAGCTGTGGTGATTGTGTCTTTGTGCATAGTCACGGGCTTTCAGAAGGAGATCCGCGACAAAGTGTCCGGATTCGGCTCGCATATACAGGTAAGCGCCTATGACAATAATGAATCCTACGAGCCCTCCCCCATCTCTCTCCATCAGGAATTTGTCTCCGAAATTAATTCCACCCCCGGCATCCGTCATATCCAGGCCTATGCTACCAAAGCGGGCATACTCAAAGCCAACATGGAAAGTGAAGGTGTTGTGCTCAAAGGCGTCGACATGCAATTTGATCCCTCCTTTTTCGCTTCGTGTCTGGAGGAAGGGGAAATACCTGTTTTCGGAGGTAAAGGTACAGCCAGGCAGATGGTCATCTCACGCCTGGTGGCTGACCGGATGAAGCTGAGTACGGGTGATACAATACCTTTTTTCTTTGTTCAGGATCAAAAGCAGCGTGTAAAAAAACTGGTGGTGGCGGGCATCTATAATACGGGAATGAGCGGGCAGTTCGATGACGTGCTGGCACTTTCGGACCTTCGGCTTGTGCAGGAACTGAACGGGTGGGACAGCACCATGGTGGGAGGCTTTGAGATTGCGGTGGAACATTTTGAAGAACTTGATGCAATCACAGAATGGGTAAACAGCGCAATACCGTATGATCTGCGCGCCTATTCCATACGGCAGGTGCACCAAACAATTTTCTCCTGGCTTGACGCCCAGGACATCAATGCTGTATTGCTTATCGCTCTTATTGTGATTGTATGCTGCATCAACATGATCTCAGCAATCCTAATATTGATCCTGGAACGCACAGGAATGATTGGCATTCTGAAGGCGTTGGGTGCTACCAATACCGGAATCAGGAAGATATTTTTGTACAATGCCTTTTACCTAACCGGCGTAGGGTTTCTGCTCGGAAATCTGTTAGGAGTTGGTTTCTGCGCTTTGCAGCAACACTATAAATTCTTGTCTTTGGATCCGGAATCCTACTTTCTATCCAGTGTTCCCATTCACCTCGACTGGATTATGATCGCCCTGCTCAATGGCGGAGCAATGGCGTTTTGTATGATCATGATGCTTCTTCCCTCCTACCTTGTAACACGCATCACCCCGATTCGCTCCATTCGCTTCCGGTAATTAATTACTCCGTCTTTTTTCCTATAAGGTAATCCAGCGCTACAGAATAATTCAATCCCCAGATATAATCCCAGTACGGATTGGTTACATTGAATTCACGCTGATGCATAAAGAAGGCACCGAATTCGTGCATATTATTCAATTTATAGCCGAGGCCTGCACTGAAGCGAACATTTTCATTGATCCGGTTACGAATATTTGTAAAAAGCTCTGCACTGATATACGGTACCAGCTTCTTCTCTGTATCAAACCGCACCGTGATCTTATTTCTCCATGTAAGGTCGGGTACAACCCCATCCTCCGAAACAAAGACATCTGTATACTGGCTTTGGTACCGCGACCGTATTGAGAGGTCAAAGGGACCGGCCTTTTTCCTCAGCGCCAGATCAAAGTACCAGCGGTGCCGCTTACTATACGTATCATCCACCCGCCTTTTATGAACGAACCGGTAATGAAAGGAAGGTCTCACTAATCCCTTGAGCAACTTATAAGAAACCCCCATATCCGTGAAGTGCGTACCCAGTTCTGAAATATTCTCATTGAACCGCAGTTCCTCCGTGAGCTCGGCCGAAAGTTCCAGAGAGAAATTATACTCTGCCGTACCCGCCACCCAAAGACCGGCATCCTTTACCTGTGCGGGGTTTACAAATGGGGTCAGGAAACCCGCCGCCAACAGAACTTTATTCAGATGCTTTCTCATTTTATACATTTCTTTGGCCGTTACTTACTGATAAAAATAAACCTTAATCTGAGCCGTATCCCGGAGGTAATCCAACTTCAGGATGGCGATTCTGTG
Above is a genomic segment from Bacteroidia bacterium containing:
- a CDS encoding bifunctional riboflavin kinase/FAD synthetase; the protein is MKVWDDISQFPKKGNAVVTAGTFDGVHTGHRRILSRLKECAREAAGETVLLTFHPHPRTVLFPDDNDLRLLSTPGERKELLEDIGLDHLIIIPFTKAFSRTSSLEFVRNVLVKRIGTKKLVIGFNHHFGRNREGTFEHLREFGPLYGFQVEEIPAFDVENVEVSSTKIRFALLSGDIATATTYLGYPYFLSGHVVRGEQEGRKLGFPTANLHISDQFKLIPANGVYEVTSVLDKKAYRGMMNIGYRPTMGGNELRLEVHLLDFDGDLYGKTLKIAFLRRLRDEIKFSGPEALKAQLLKDKKVILQG
- a CDS encoding leucine-rich repeat domain-containing protein; translated protein: MRTRLILCIALSFAACRGQAQLLDSIELETAYIYTSLEEALKEPYKVYRLHLNKKKLTVFPPEIFLFENLQDLDLSKNRLTELPDSLGKLKKLQILNVSGNNLELLPKSVGELTNLKKFYANKNKLTALPAHIGNLTGLRVLDLWSNEIGYFPEDMKNMKSLRKLDLRNILINDETQSKLREWLPNTKIYMDPDCKCTGGG
- a CDS encoding DUF1343 domain-containing protein; its protein translation is MRFLFLCLFPFYALSQYQVVSTQEVVTDKEVRTGAVRTDVYLPMLKGKRVAVVANHTSRIGKVHLVDSLLLLKVNVKKIFFPEHGFRGTEDAGAEVKNYKDKKTGLPCISLYGKENKKPKVKDLADIDVVLFDLQDVGVRFYTYISTLHYVMESCAEQKKQLIVLDRPNPNGYFIDGPVLQESCKSFVGLHPVPVVHGMTVGEYAQMINGEKWLTAGVVCDLKVITAEGYDHKLYYQLPVPPSPNLPNMPAVYLYPSLCFFEGTIVSVGRGTDRPFQQFGYPGMPSNGHTFLPEPKQGASMDPPYKGQICAGFDVSLYGEMFIRHNKALYLYWIIHTYRNCPKKETFFNPYFRNLAGTDELRKQIEQGWSEEQIRKTWHSDLVTFKAIRKKYLLYKDFE
- a CDS encoding ABC transporter permease — protein: MNTEHFIARRILSGKAGGVRYSRPIIRIAIFGIVLGIAVVIVSLCIVTGFQKEIRDKVSGFGSHIQVSAYDNNESYEPSPISLHQEFVSEINSTPGIRHIQAYATKAGILKANMESEGVVLKGVDMQFDPSFFASCLEEGEIPVFGGKGTARQMVISRLVADRMKLSTGDTIPFFFVQDQKQRVKKLVVAGIYNTGMSGQFDDVLALSDLRLVQELNGWDSTMVGGFEIAVEHFEELDAITEWVNSAIPYDLRAYSIRQVHQTIFSWLDAQDINAVLLIALIVIVCCINMISAILILILERTGMIGILKALGATNTGIRKIFLYNAFYLTGVGFLLGNLLGVGFCALQQHYKFLSLDPESYFLSSVPIHLDWIMIALLNGGAMAFCMIMMLLPSYLVTRITPIRSIRFR
- a CDS encoding DUF2490 domain-containing protein, producing the protein MRKHLNKVLLAAGFLTPFVNPAQVKDAGLWVAGTAEYNFSLELSAELTEELRFNENISELGTHFTDMGVSYKLLKGLVRPSFHYRFVHKRRVDDTYSKRHRWYFDLALRKKAGPFDLSIRSRYQSQYTDVFVSEDGVVPDLTWRNKITVRFDTEKKLVPYISAELFTNIRNRINENVRFSAGLGYKLNNMHEFGAFFMHQREFNVTNPYWDYIWGLNYSVALDYLIGKKTE